The nucleotide window CTGCTCGAGTGCTCCGAGGACCTCCCAGATTATGGTCCTCGTGTGCATGGGCATGTTCGGGTCCTCGCTAATCTCCTCGAGAATGGCTATGGCGTCGGCCGCCCTGACGGCCGGCTCCTTGCTCTCGTCGAGGAGAACCTCTATCGCCTGTTCGGCAGCTCTCCTGATGTTCCTTGGAACGACGGTGTCCTGGACGACCTGCTCCTTGAGAACCTGCACGATCTGCTGAATCAGCTCGCTCATTCCATCACCCCCTTCCGATTATCCTAAAAAATTGTTACTAAAATCTCCTCGGCTTATCTTAAGCTTTCCTAACTAAAAAGCTTTTCGGTCGAGTGATATTCCGTTGGCCTTCAAAGCTTTTTTGATTTTGTAAAACTTAGGATGGACCA belongs to Thermococcus sp. AM4 and includes:
- a CDS encoding UPF0147 family protein yields the protein MSELIQQIVQVLKEQVVQDTVVPRNIRRAAEQAIEVLLDESKEPAVRAADAIAILEEISEDPNMPMHTRTIIWEVLGALEQVK